The following are encoded together in the Cloacibacillus sp. genome:
- a CDS encoding SDR family oxidoreductase: protein METAFKGKRVLVTAGADGIGAVIAESFYWAGASVHICARTAEKLERRAAELPGLTYTRADVSRFEDVERLFADIKERLGGLDFLINNAGVAGPTARVDEVEPEEWRRTMCTNIDSQFFCAKFAAPMMIKAGGGGIVNMGSTASLFAYPHRSPYAASKWAVIGFTKTLALELGEFGIRANAVCPGCVEGERIEGVIRREAAALGISPEAVRSGYTSQTALRTFVGAQDIADMCLYLCSPSGAKISGQVMTIDGFTENCHS from the coding sequence ATGGAGACGGCTTTTAAGGGCAAACGGGTACTGGTGACGGCGGGGGCTGACGGCATCGGCGCGGTGATCGCCGAGAGCTTTTACTGGGCGGGCGCCTCCGTCCACATCTGCGCCCGCACCGCGGAGAAGCTCGAACGGCGCGCCGCGGAGCTGCCGGGGCTCACATACACGCGGGCGGACGTCTCCCGCTTTGAAGATGTTGAGAGGCTCTTCGCGGATATAAAAGAGCGTCTCGGCGGCCTTGACTTTCTCATAAACAACGCGGGCGTCGCGGGGCCGACGGCGCGCGTTGACGAGGTCGAGCCGGAGGAGTGGCGGCGCACGATGTGTACAAATATCGACAGCCAGTTCTTCTGCGCGAAATTCGCCGCGCCGATGATGATAAAGGCGGGAGGCGGCGGAATCGTCAACATGGGCTCCACCGCGAGCCTCTTCGCCTATCCGCACCGCTCTCCCTACGCGGCCTCCAAATGGGCCGTCATCGGCTTCACCAAGACACTCGCCCTCGAACTCGGAGAATTCGGCATCAGGGCCAACGCCGTCTGTCCCGGCTGTGTCGAGGGTGAGCGGATAGAGGGCGTCATCAGGCGCGAGGCGGCGGCGCTGGGGATTTCGCCGGAGGCGGTACGCTCCGGGTACACCTCCCAGACCGCGCTGCGGACCTTCGTGGGGGCGCAGGACATCGCAGATATGTGCCTCTACCTCTGCTCGCCCTCGGGAGCGAAAATATCGGGACAGGTGATGACCATAGACGGCTTTACCGAGAACTGCCACAGCTAG
- a CDS encoding aromatic amino acid ammonia-lyase translates to MATAEPRDIKEVVLDKEIRLEDLIAVARFGAKVSFSENYRERVDRCRALVDRFVREKRRMYGITTGLGENVKRAIPEESAIRYQKNTMLTHCTTVGEPMEEETVRGMLFMMLANVGSGVSGARFEALALIAELLNKGVTPWVPLHGSVGYLDAEAHAALVLTGEGRAYYQGELLDGGEALRRAGITPFTPSYKEGLCFVNGCTSITAMGAIAAYDARNLVASADVIASCTLEALTANLKAFDERVMAVKPHREQAATAEHVRKILADSAFLKETGGKNLQDALSLRCVPQAHGAARKTVNDAVAAIQTEMNSCDDNPIIHPSGEVLSACNSDSGFVGIESDSICIAMGYLAKISERRTDRMVNEHVSGLPPFLVANPGENSGYMIVQYSSAGLLGEIRMLSHPASVDSVPTCAFQEDYVSMGYNAAMKACKVVRLAEYVLGNELLTAVQAADLRVQKGLPLSEATAAVGAAVRERAPFMENDHYISPDMEWARELVHSGRIREIAERRIGKMY, encoded by the coding sequence ATGGCAACTGCGGAGCCGAGAGATATAAAAGAGGTCGTTCTTGATAAAGAAATAAGGCTTGAAGACCTAATCGCCGTGGCGAGATTCGGCGCGAAAGTCTCCTTCAGCGAAAATTACCGGGAGCGCGTCGACAGATGCCGCGCCCTTGTGGACCGTTTCGTCCGTGAGAAGCGTCGCATGTACGGCATCACGACGGGACTGGGGGAGAACGTGAAGCGGGCGATCCCAGAAGAGTCGGCGATCCGCTATCAGAAAAATACGATGCTGACCCACTGTACCACCGTCGGCGAGCCGATGGAAGAGGAGACCGTGCGCGGAATGCTCTTCATGATGCTTGCCAACGTGGGCAGCGGCGTCTCCGGCGCGCGCTTCGAGGCGCTGGCGCTGATCGCGGAGCTGCTCAACAAAGGCGTCACCCCGTGGGTGCCGCTGCACGGCTCCGTCGGCTACCTCGACGCGGAGGCGCACGCGGCGCTCGTCCTTACAGGAGAGGGGCGGGCCTACTACCAGGGCGAACTGCTCGACGGCGGCGAGGCGCTGCGGCGTGCCGGGATAACCCCCTTCACGCCGAGCTACAAAGAGGGGCTATGCTTCGTCAACGGCTGCACCTCAATAACCGCCATGGGGGCCATCGCGGCCTATGACGCGAGAAACCTCGTGGCCTCCGCCGACGTCATCGCCTCGTGCACGCTTGAGGCCTTGACCGCGAACCTCAAAGCCTTTGACGAACGGGTGATGGCGGTAAAGCCCCACAGGGAACAGGCCGCCACGGCGGAACATGTGAGAAAAATACTGGCGGACAGCGCCTTCTTGAAAGAGACCGGCGGCAAAAACCTCCAGGACGCGCTCTCACTGCGCTGCGTGCCGCAGGCGCACGGAGCGGCGAGAAAGACCGTAAACGACGCCGTCGCGGCGATCCAGACCGAGATGAACTCCTGCGACGACAACCCCATCATCCATCCGAGCGGCGAAGTGCTGAGCGCCTGCAACAGCGACTCCGGTTTCGTCGGCATTGAAAGCGACTCCATCTGCATCGCGATGGGCTACCTCGCGAAAATTTCCGAACGGCGCACCGACCGCATGGTCAACGAGCATGTGAGCGGCCTGCCGCCGTTTCTCGTGGCGAACCCCGGAGAGAACAGCGGCTACATGATCGTCCAATATTCCTCCGCGGGGCTGCTGGGTGAGATCCGCATGCTTTCACATCCGGCCTCCGTCGACTCCGTCCCTACCTGCGCCTTCCAGGAGGACTACGTGAGCATGGGATACAACGCCGCGATGAAAGCCTGCAAAGTTGTGAGGCTCGCGGAATACGTCCTCGGCAACGAACTGCTCACCGCGGTGCAGGCCGCCGACCTGCGCGTGCAAAAGGGGCTGCCGCTCTCCGAGGCGACCGCCGCCGTCGGCGCGGCGGTGCGCGAAAGGGCGCCCTTCATGGAAAACGATCACTACATCTCTCCCGATATGGAGTGGGCGCGCGAACTGGTGCACTCCGGCAGAATACGGGAGATCGCCGAACGCCGCATCGGAAAGATGTATTAG